The DNA sequence AGAAGTAAGTGTTCCTGAGACTGGCGCGGTTTATGCTTCTATTGATGACCTAAAATATTGTGCTGGTCTTGCGATGGGAAGTCCAACGCGCTTTGGTAACATGGCAGCGCCAATGAAATATTTTATTGATGGCACTTCGAGCTTGTGGCTCGCCGGAGATTTAATCGATAAACCTGCTGGCGTTTTCAGCTCTACTTCTTCATTACATGGTGGGCAAGAAACCACGCTTATCAGCATGATGTTGCCTTTATTGCACCATGGCATGATTATTGTAGGTACGCCGTATTCAGAACCTGCGTTGCTCAGCACCCAAACTGGTGGAACGCCTTACGGCCCGACACACGTTGCAGGTAGTGAGAGTAAAAACGCTATTAGTAAAGAAGAAGAAAAGCTATGTTTTGCTTTGGGAAAGCGACTAGCTACAATTGCTTTGCGAAAATAATTGTCTTAATTACAAGGATACTACGATGCTCGCTCTTCCAGCATGCCCCTCATGTCATTCAGAATATACTTACGAAGATCGTGGTATGTTTATTTGTCCTGAGTGCGCGCACGAATGGAAAGTGGATGCAGAAAATGATAGCAGCGATAGCGCCGTAAAAATCACTGATGCGAATGGACAACTTTTATTGGATGGCGACTCAGTTGTGGTTATCAAAGATTTAAAAGTGAAAGGTTCTTCATCCGTCGTAAAAGTGGGCACTAAAGTAAAAAATATTAGGCTTGTCGATGGCGATCATAATATTGATTGTAAAATTGATGGCATTGGTGCAATGAAATTAAAATCAGAGTTTGTCAAAAAAGCGTAATGTGATTTTGTCAGAAAACATTGTAACATTCGTGATAGTGCTTGCTGGCGTATAAGCTCGGTCTTCGTGTATCTCATCATTGATAGCCGCTATTGTATGCGAGAGAGTTTTTAGGTCAAAAAAATGAAACAATGTTAGGTTACGGGGTTTTGAATAGGATGACGAAATTAGGCATGTCGATAAGTCATCGTTGCGCCTGAATTTTGAGATTCAAGTGAATGCGTGGAGCTAGGAAACAGAGCCTAAAAAATAACGCGTAATCTTGGTACTTACGCGATAAAGTCATAGAGAAGAAGGGGCAGCGTAGCCGGCCGCCCCTTTTCCGTTGAGTCCTTTCACAGAGAGTCATCCTTGCCGCCTATTGCATTTTCTTGTTCCTTAAGAAAACCTGGCATCCTTACCTTCAGCGGACATTCAATCCTTAAAAAAACTGTATCCATACCATATGGCCCAATCCTTAAGCCGTCGTTCATCCCGAACAAGACTCATTGTGCTGGTTTTTCGATGTAACACAATCTCCTTAAGAGTTATTGTTACGGGATAATCAGCGAGTTTTTCAATATAAGTATTATTTATCAATAACATAAAAAGATATTTGCCTATTTAAGTGATGTAAAAAAAGATGCAATCTTACTGCTCAATAAGAGATGGCTTACAAAGAATTGGGAGGTTTGGTAAATGTTTATGTTTTAATACTTTACGATTTTAAAAAAAGGGCAGCAAGTAGGCCGCCCTTTACGCCATTTAGCTTATATTATGGTAATGTGCTAATAATATGCGCATGACCACCGTCTATACCTGCTACAAGAACTTTTTGTCCCACTTGTAGGACTTGTTGGCCTTGTCCTTGAACAATATTGATATAACGATTGGCGGCAGACTTGCTTCCAATGGTTGTAGTTGAGGTGTTTTTAGTAGTTGTGCTTGATGTGCTTTGCCCATTAGTGGTAATGGTGGTTGTTCCGCTATCCTGCTGCGCTAATTTGACCACATATTCTATGCCTTGTTGTGTCGTCAATTTATCTTCAATCGCATTACCTGCCGCACCACCAGCAACAGCTCCTGCAAGGCCAGTTGCGTAGCGCATATTACCGCCACCTACTGCAGAGCCGGCAAGAGCGCCTAAGCCAGCGCCTGTGAGCGTTCCTATCATATTGCTGTCGCTTTTAACGGTTACAGCGCGTTTAGAGACAATGACGCCTTCCACTGCAGTTTGGGCTTCATTGGCGTTAGATGCTGATACGACGTCGGGAGAAATATTCGTCGCACAAGCGCTCAATCCTAAGCTTAGTGCAACAATAACTGCGCTGGTTAACAATTTTTTTTTCATCATTTTTTTTCCTCTTTTAAAGTATTATGTGGTTGATTATAGTGGGCGGTGAGCAAGATGCAACGCTTGCAGTTATCTTATTAAATAATTCGTAATTCTTTTCACAGTTTTTTTGGATTCAGTTAA is a window from the Gammaproteobacteria bacterium genome containing:
- the wrbA gene encoding NAD(P)H:quinone oxidoreductase, whose protein sequence is MPYILVLYYSRYGSTATMANIIARGVESVEGMTAKIRTVPAVSANTEATEVSVPETGAVYASIDDLKYCAGLAMGSPTRFGNMAAPMKYFIDGTSSLWLAGDLIDKPAGVFSSTSSLHGGQETTLISMMLPLLHHGMIIVGTPYSEPALLSTQTGGTPYGPTHVAGSESKNAISKEEEKLCFALGKRLATIALRK
- a CDS encoding PhnA domain-containing protein, encoding MLALPACPSCHSEYTYEDRGMFICPECAHEWKVDAENDSSDSAVKITDANGQLLLDGDSVVVIKDLKVKGSSSVVKVGTKVKNIRLVDGDHNIDCKIDGIGAMKLKSEFVKKA
- a CDS encoding glycine zipper 2TM domain-containing protein encodes the protein MMKKKLLTSAVIVALSLGLSACATNISPDVVSASNANEAQTAVEGVIVSKRAVTVKSDSNMIGTLTGAGLGALAGSAVGGGNMRYATGLAGAVAGGAAGNAIEDKLTTQQGIEYVVKLAQQDSGTTTITTNGQSTSSTTTKNTSTTTIGSKSAANRYINIVQGQGQQVLQVGQKVLVAGIDGGHAHIISTLP